The following proteins are co-located in the Dromiciops gliroides isolate mDroGli1 chromosome 2, mDroGli1.pri, whole genome shotgun sequence genome:
- the LOC122741639 gene encoding PHD finger-like domain-containing protein 5A yields the protein MAKHHPDLIFCRKQAGFAIGRLCEKCDGKCVICDSYVRPCTLVRICDECNYGSYQGRCVICGGPGVSDTYYCKECTIQEKDRDGCPKIVSLGSSKTDLFYE from the coding sequence ATGGCCAAACATCACCCGGATTTGATCTTCTGTCGCAAGCAAGCCGGTTTTGCCATCGGGAGGCTGTGTGAAAAATGTGACGGCAAGTGTGTGATCTGTGACTCCTATGTGCGTCCCTGCACATTGGTCCGAATATGTGATGAATGCAACTATGGCTCCTACCAGGGGCGCTGTGTGATCTGCGGGGGCCCTGGAGTGTCTGACACCTATTACTGCAAGGAATGTACCATCCAGGAGAAGGATCGAGATGGTTGCCCAAAGATTGTCAGCCTTGGGAGTTCCAAGACTGACCTTTTCTATGAATGA